In the genome of Taeniopygia guttata chromosome 4, bTaeGut7.mat, whole genome shotgun sequence, the window AGGGAAGGTCTAGGCTAcgtatcaggaaaaggttcttcatcCAGAGGATGctgaggcactgaaacaggctccccagggaaggatcatggcaccaagcctgacagagctcaagaaccttttggacaatgctctcaggccCTGGGTGTGACTCTGGAGATCATCCTGCACAGAGACTGGAGCTGGACTCAGTCATCCTGATAGGTCTCTTTCAGCCCAACATATTCAATGATTCTactgatttaatttcttttcatgaaaAAGCCCCGCAGATGTGGACCTTATTGCCAAATAACTCCACTCACAATGCTCTGACCAAAGTGAATGCGTGTGTGGAGAGGGAAGGGGTGATTGATCATCCCAAAATGATTTTTCACCAAGTCCTATTAGTTTCTTCTGCTAAAAGACTGGCATCAGTCATCAGTTTTCAAATTTCAGAAATGTCATGATTACAAATatctgtgtgggttttttttaataaaaattgcaGTTATAGATATGTCAGAGGGTTAAGGTGGCCATCACTTTGAATAACACCACCAACATATCAGGATTTGGCTTTCAaacagaaactgaaagaaaCACTGCAATGTGAGATATGATCAACAAAGTCAGCTCAGTGCAGCTTGGACACTGGAGCCTCTCTTTATAAAGCAGTCCCAGGTAAAAACCACAAATACTTGCTCTGAAGGACTAGTGAGCAGTCTGGTGTCATCTCTTCCACTGGAGTAACAACCAcattaaataaaggaaaaaaaaaacaattaatacTTTAAACAAAATACTCTTTTTATTAGAGTATTTTTGATTAAACATACAGAACTCAAGATTGCTATTTAAAATTTGTATCGCTCAAAGTTTTTCCCTCTAGAAGGACGGTAACACAATCTCAGTGCATATTATATGGAAGGATCATACCTCTCAAGTGTCCCGCTCATGAACCAGAGCAATACTGCATGTACTTGGTGTGCAAGCAAGGAGGGAATGCTGTACTGCaattaacaaacaaaaaatgcacCACCAATACATACAGAGTCAGCTCTATGACCGGTGATCCAGAGAGTAGCATCACTTGGCTTCAGGAATGAAGGAGAAAACAGCTCCTGACCATGAAAAAGTAATAGGTAACAGATCATATGTGTACAAGTCCTAGTGATTCCTCCTCCATAAGGACTGCAGAGGATTGCAACTTTAGCCACTGCTTTTGGAAGATTTTTTGAAGCATCCATTGTACTAGGGGCATGGGCACAGAAATCTTGCTGAAAAAGGGAAACATGTGATCCTACAGCCCTTGTGCAGCTCCAAACGTCACCATCGCAGCAGCCTGGTGAAGCACTTGCTTACGCTTGAAACACATCTGCTCTGGAGCCTTGGCACTTGCTTGTTCCTCTGTTCCACATGCAGGACATTAACAAAGCAGTGTATGGAGGTACCTACatcccagctgcccccaccggCCAGTATCAGTTCCTGGAGCACACTCCATTACTATCAGACTTCATATATTCATATACATTTGtgaacatatatatatatgcaaacTTCATACTTCTTTTGCATCCACGCACAAATACTACAGCCAAGACCTGCAGTTCTCTGCCTTTTCATCCTGTTGAGCAAAGCCTAAGCTTTCAATTACACATAGTTAAGTTTCACAGgcttatttttaaagatgtgaaaaatacaatttagaAGTAGGTTCAGTCATCACTCAGGTGGTACAGGCAAACCTGGTTAAGCAGTACTCATCAACTGTGTTGTGATGGAATGTCCAATGGCAGatttcttcaaatgaaaaatccGGACAATTGAGAGGTATGCAGAAAACTTGTCTTAAATACTTGAAGCTACATGTGCAATCTTACAGAACACAAGCTACACTTACAGACATAACAGTAAATCTTATTAACCAACAGTGCATAAGAACTTAAAAACAGTCAGTGAAATCAGTTCAGCCAGGGACTTCCAAAAAAGTTGTGCCTCAGCTGCATTgaggggggaagaaaagaaaaaaaaggggggggggcgGGAAAACTCATTCTTAGGCAATTTTAACACAAGGTTttaatctacattttaaaagctggtttattatatatttatatatatatatgctatgtataaaataaattaaaaagggGGAGGGCAAATAGCTTTGTATATGCTTCAAATTAACACAGACCAGTAGTTCCATAAATGAACATTTTACCATCTTTGTGGTAAAAAGTTGACATAAAAGTTCAAAACCATACAATGCTTATAAATAGAGTTCCaaagatacattttttaaaaattggaatttAAACATCATTTTCACTTCCCCTACACTACACTTCAGTTTTGTATGTCAGCATCAATACATTTACAGAGTATTTGAATGTCACATCCACAGAATCAATAACAAAGCAGGTAAAAGAGCTAGTGGTGTTAAAATTTAGGACTTTTCTCCCAAATAACTCTACCTGCTCCTCAGCCTTCTCATGAAATGAAGGCCATCAACATTCATCACCCAGTTTGAGGTATGGGCAGAAGAAAATCTGCAACCGGTACTCTTCAACCCACCTTGCCTCTAATAAAATACAGCAACAATCTATTGATCTGGTAATTGGCAATGGTGGTGGACAATCTTTTACTTCCATTCAGCTTGTATATAATTTAATcctggtattaaaaaaaaaagaaatgaaacataGTATTAATGCTtaacttaaaaaacaaaaaaaaacccaccaacatgaaaaaccccaccaaaaacccccaactTTAAATCTATGTTTAAATGTTGTTCCTGGTTTAAAGCTTCACATAAAACATTGGACAGAAGGATGACAGTTTTAAACCAAGAGAGCACCTAAAAATATACCATAGGTAAAAATGAAATCAATCATCCCTCCACTTCATAAAAACGTAGAAACTCTGTCAGCAACAGTAGTACACTCAGAACGAACAACGTCAAAAGGAGCATCTAGAATACTCAAGAGGCTTGCTACGCTACTTCTCTTTATTGCCCATTCTCTCATTTGTATGGATGGCCACTGCATGACAAGATGCCTGTGGATAGTTCTCTTCCTTTCaccactgctgccagctgaaGTCGTCATTGCTGCCAAAGACCAAGAAAAATCCTAGGATGGTGGCAAAGATGACTGTATTCCCGGTGAGAACGAGTGCACATGCACCCCAGTAAATCTGTGAACAGGGGGAATTCAGTTAGACACATTTGGAGCTGAACACTAACAAGACACTAGGTAACACCTTATTGTCCCATTCTCGACAAAGTTCAGTAACACTGAACCATGATGCAAGAGGCAATATCTCATTATTTGCAGTTACACCAAGCAGGCTGGTGTAAATTACTTGACAAATTCACAGCCAGCCAAGCAGCACTGCAAGTTTCTTCTAGCTGTACTCAAAGCATTGGCTAGCAGGCACAACTGGTTTGGTATGCAAAGTAAGGCTAGACAACAGCATCAAACACATCTGCAGCCCAGCCATGCTGTAAGACTTTTTATAACAGGTATTTAAGATCTTCAAAACGCCAGCTGACATCCCAGTAAACAAAAAAGGAGGTGGATGTTTTCACAGGAGAGTAAGTGAATTACTCAGAGGTTGTGAGGCATTCCAACCGCACATTCCATATGAAAGTGCACTCCATGTTTTTTGACTTGGTAGTGCTTTCTGAAATTCACACAAAGAAAGTGAACTTCTGAAGTATTTTAGTGAAAAGCTGTATACTGGGAAATAAGTAATGAGAACTTGGAAGTTGAAGAAAATTATACCAATATCACTTCAAATATAATTTATGGCGAGtataaaaatgcttctttttgtttgtttattcatGCTGCTTTAGCCCAGCTATTCCACAAATTGTCTTTGAAGTATTCTTTATACTTCCATATTTGATTACTTCCCTGTTAAGCTTTCACAGtattttctgtctcattttctCTGCATTGCATTGTTAGGCTTTATTCCATGACCACGTAAAGCAATTGGCAATCACAATGTTCTGCCACACTTCCATTTCTATATTGATTTttcttgccaaaaaaaaaatcttattctgGTTCCGAAAGTACGTAATAATAAGTTATTTAGTGCATGAAAGCTTTACCttcaataaacaaacaaacacaaagaacaaagttttctggggagaaaaaaaaaaagcaatcacAGGTTGAAATACTACTAACCAGTTCTGCTCTTGCAAACACTATGGGCAGCCCAAATGCTGAGACCACAATGCCTGTTGTAAGGAATATGGCCAGCTCCTTGCAGGCATTACTTGTAGCATCTGTGTCATCTACCAATCTTCTTGCTATGCAGTACGGGATAGGAGAGAGGATgtaaaaaaacagaacaaacagtGGCCAGTACTGGCTGAAAAAGAAAGGACAAGAAAAGTTTTAGTTAACTGGGTTTACTTCCTGCTCCTCCTAAAATCAATGCAAGGCATTTTCCCCATCAGCATTCCCATTtaggaaagacagaaaagccCAGAGAAGTCAAATCCTTTGCCTTGGAATGAACTGACCTTAATCTAACAGACCATGTGCGTGAGTGGCTTCAGCTGACCTCAGCGGCAGCAGAGTTCACCAACAGGATATTAACAAAGCAAGATTTCACTACCCAAGCCTAAATCTAATGCCACCTCACAAGGAGAGCTTAACTCCAAGTTTATCCTGCCAGTTGTACTTAAGAGATACCCTTGGAGCACCCCAGACTAGATTTCTCAGGCACACAAACACAGGTGCACATTGCTTCAATAAAACTTTACTGCATTGTTTGAAGGCAGCTGCATAAAGGTCCCGTTCCCAAGGGTGTCACTAGCACTGGTTTCATAACAAAAGAAAGCTGGCCTAGGAATTCTAGTCATATATGTAGAAACTGCAATTCACAACCAATAACAGGTCTATCAACAGGATACTTGGTATTTATTCAATAGTGAATaagtaaatttaaaatcttttctgtAAAGTCAGCATTCACTTGCAAAGAGTCAAAGCCATAGGCCTTACTATCTGAGCACTTGAACTGCTACTTTGCATCTCCTGAAAGCCAAGAGAAAGGAATCGATGTCAGGAAAGTACAGATGGCAGCTGCAATTACTCGAGATGCTGTACTGCAAGTGTGGGACACAGCCAAGGATCACAGGATAGTCACCGACAGCCCAGCTGCCCCTAGGCAGCCACAGAAAGAGCCAATCCTTCCCCGGTAAGCCACGCTTGCTGCCCACCTCGGGAGATGCTGCTGTCTGATGGTCAGCCACAGCGGGACACCAGTCCAGACAGTCAGGGCAATGCATCCTTTCACGGTTTGCAGCCAGGCCTGGTGCTTTAACTTTTGCTGCTATTACTCTTTAGGATTAATTAAATCCTGGATGGTCTTTCTTTTTGTTCCCACCACAATCTTTTGaagcaaaagccaaaaaagcccaaccagccaaaaaaaagaccaaaaaacaaaaacaaacaaaaacaccacgaaaaaaacccacaaaaaccagAGGCCCCTCCTACACAGAGATAACTCATCAATCCACCATTATGGAAGCGGGACTCCTCTTAAGTTACAGCCGCAGAAAAAAGTAGAAGAATAGAAAAAGAGTGCACGGTACTTGTATTGGGGCAGGGCGCATCCGAGCATCAAGAACATCAGTCCGACCGCTCCCCCAAAGGACAGGCTGATCAGCGCTACAACGAGAACAAACCCAAGCCACATGAAGGGGGCACCGCACCGCGCACAGCACCGACCGCCCCCGCGGACCCCGGCGGCGCTGGGACACTCGGGGTGCCGCGGCGGCTCCCGCCCGAgggcccgcccggcccctccCCGCGCGCTCCCGCCGTTACCGGCCGCGCCGCGCGCACCTTTGATTCCCGCCATGGCGCCGCCCGTCCCGCCAGCCGCGCGGCACCGGAGAGGCGCGCGCCAGGAACCGGAAATGCCGCGCGGAAGCGGAAGCCGCTTCCGGCACGGAGCAGGGGCGTGCCCCGCCCCTCGCGGGTCGGCCCCGCGACGCTCATACGTGTCGCGCGCAGGGCCCGCGGCGGCAGCCCCGCCCCCTCGCGGAGCGCCGCGCCCTCGCCGCCCATTGGCCCCACGGCACGTTGGGGGCGGGGCTTCCCCCGCGCCCCGCGTGTTCCGGCGCGAGCACCGCCCCGGCGGACGGTGTCAGCTCCCGGTGCTGCCATGGCCGGCCTCGCTCCGcgcctgctcctcctgctctgcgCCGCCGCGGGGCCCGCGCTGGGCTGGGACCGACCGGGTGAGACCCGCGGGGATAAGGGGCTCAGCACGGCCGCAGCCGCCCCTGCCGCTCTCCGGGCGCGTTGGCGATTCCTCGCGGCCCGGCACTGCGGCGGCCGGCGCGGGGAAAGAAGGGCTTGTGCCGGGGTCCGCGCCAGGAAGGTGTTTGGGTTCGGGCTCCCTCTAAACCGGCTTGTACCGGAGCAGTGATCCGCGCCGCGGTCAGCGGTGGCTGTCTGCCTGCCAGGGGTAGCCCAGAGCCGCCTCGGAAGGAAACGGGGAACCCTGCCATATTTCTCTCCGGTCGTCTGGTGCTTCCTAGAGCTTCGTCTCGTAAACGTGCAGGCTTACTGCTTCGGCCTCTGGCGCCAGCCTTCTCCTGAGAGGAGGCCCTGGTAGCCAAGAGGAGTGCTCCTGCACAAGCTCTGACGAGCAGTAGGATGAAGTGATCAAATATTGGAATCGGCTGCCCAGGATggtggtggagtcaccgtcCTTGGAGGTGTTTAGGGAAAAGCTAGACGTGGCACTCTGTGCCGTGGTCTGGTTGACATGATAGGGTTCTTTGTTCGAGGTTGGACTCGGTGATCACAGAGGTCTTTCCCAGCGGAATGTGGGGAAGCAGACTGATGTTTTCATCTTTGGGGCAGTATGTGATTCTTTGTGCTGCCTGTTTCAGGGAAGGTTCTGCTGCGGGACGTTCAGGTGCTCACTCTCCACAGAGGGCAATACACAACATCCAGGCGGACAGCTTCGATCCCTCAGCTGCAGTGCACAGGAGGCTCTGCGGGGTGTTCCCATGTCCCCGAGGTTGTTCAGTGTTACAACAAAGGATGGGATGGCTATGATGTACAGGTAACTATTTAAAACTTACTAAACTGTTTATGAAATTACTTTCCCCCAAGTTGGTAAGTTCTGaaggagcaaagagcagtgaGCTAGGTTGTCGGTTCAGATGCTTTTTGTTAGATGAACTCTTGTGCTGAAACTTAACCTAAATACTTTTAGGTTTGGATTTTTGAGAACTACTATAGTTATGTGTTTGATCTGTCTTTGAAGGAGCTAATGTAAAAGCATGACCTTTGttggttttaaataaaatggtGCTTAAGTTTATAAAATCAAACTCTTGCAAACTCCAGAGGAtactttttaattattattgctgtgtgaatttgcattttttattagCGTAAGAAAGGGCTTCTTAATATTTGATTCACTTCAGCTCTCCCTTTTAAAAACTAGATTTCAGACTTGCCTGACTTTCACTTGCACCTTAGGATGTAAGTGCTAGTCAGTAAATTCTTGACTCTCAGCTGTTAAAGATGCTGCTGTCAATAGATAACCAGGAATCAAGGCTGAAAGTAATTGCTAAAACTGATTCAGTATTGTGAAAGAACAGTCAAATATTAATTGGCAGTTGGTACTGCTGTACTGAATTACTAATTTAGAGACAACTACTTTCTTATTTCCTCTCCAAAATGCATGTCATGTGCCACTAGAGTTCTCTGTGTTTGGGTACCTCAAGGGAACGGGAGCCTGGGGATCCGCCTGTGTTCAACCAGAGAATTCCCAATATAATTGTTAAATGTTGCATATGGATGCCTAATGATGTTTGTCccagtttctttttatttctgcacaGACACAAATGGACACAATGGTGCACTGGATCTCCGGCTCATGTGTTAtgtttctgtagctgccattgAGTTTGCACAGGACAGGCATTTATTATGTAACTGTTGCACAGGGTACAGCACATTTTTAGAAGTATTGCTGTATCTTAGGAAGGGATATTTGAAAAAGtgttcagtgaagaaaaagtGAAATCTTCCAGAGCTGAATTCTTTAGTGTTCTGAAAGATAAGATAGTTCTTAAGTTTTAGGATTTAATGTTCATTTAAGCATCAAATTCCTACTCCTTTTCAAAATaggagcacacagagatttcttACTTATGGCCTGTAGATGATTTGTTAGCAATTACTGCTTTATTTCAGCACATATGTGGGGAAACAGATGGATGTTTTCATCTTTGGGGCAGTGTGTTTTACTTTgtactgtgtttattttttcagtggCAGTGCAAAGCAGACCTGGAAAATACCTACCGTTTTGGACAAATGGAAGTGAGCTGTGAAGGCTACGATTACCCAGATGATCCTTACATACTGAGAGGCTCCTGTAGTTTGCTGTTCAAGCTAGAGCTGACTGCAGAaggtgaaaggaaaatgaagaactCTGGAAGCTTTGGCTCTAGCTATTACCAGTCAAGGAAAGATTATTCTGATTTTGGTTCTGGAGCAATTGTTGTAATTGTTCTTCTCGTTCTTGCTTTTGGAGTATACAAGTTATTCCTCAGCAGCCAGCAGTCTCAGCAGAGTTCTGGGGGCAATGATGGCTTCTCTCGGCCCTTCTGGCAGAGTCAGCAGacacctcctcctcctggtTTTAAGTCCACCTTCACAGGTAGGGCTCTGAGCCATTTACAGTATTCAAACGGGTGAGCAGGATTGTCCTGTTTTATCTGTGGTAAGGGAAGGTGGGATAGAGTTAAACCACAGCATTTGCAGGCAACTGCCGAACTGGCTGCAGAGCCTACGGTCAGCTTTGTATTCTGCTCTTTGTTCAAAAGAGGAAATAAGAGCTTGGCTTTCCACAGGCTTTCAGGGCAGTCTGCCCTTTTGAACCTTTGAAAAACTACCTCCCCATGCTCTGCAAGCATTCTTTTCATCACCTGTGAAATAGCAGGATTGTGACAGGGAGAAAAATTGTCATAGGCAATCTAGGAAAGAGAATGTTCTTGCACAGGCAGAAACAAACCCATGCCAAGGGAGCACTCTGAAACTTTAGAGAACAGCCTTTCAGCCCTGATTTCATTCACAAAGCAGTTGATGGAGTATCATGTACCAGTCCTCTGTTTAACAGAGCTTCAGTGTAGTCCTAGCAGCTGAAAGATTTGGTTCCCAGAGCAGAACTGTCATTAGAGGGTACAGCATCTGAATCTCATGTGGGGCCTTTCATCTGAAGTTGAAAATTACAAAAGCAGAGACAGGGTTGCTGATGGGAAAAGaggcaatttttcttttcccagaaaaCAGGTGACTTCTGTCATATAATAAGTGATCTGCCTTAGGCCGTCATAGTGTCTCAGGGAAATAAACATTACTCATCTGGTGTCTGACTAATTTAACCCTGTAAACATGCAAGCTGCTCACAGCACTGGAACTGGAACTTAAATTACATTCTCACAagttacataattttttttttctctttttttgttacTAGAGAAGGGGTTTTGGCAAGAAAATATGTAGCAAGGATTAGGTTTATTAGTTGAAGGTTTGTATTTTAATCATGCTTATTAATGTTTTCTCTGAGTTTTGTTCAAACGGCTTGGCCAACAGAGGGTGCAGTATAATTCTTTTGGATTGGGCATGCACAGCAGAAACTTTCAGCTGTACCTGCACCAGAAAATTAAAGGGAATCTGTTGGCATTGCAAATTGTTTTGCATGTTTGTGCTGTGTGGGCATCAGTGGCCATATGTGGGCATGGCACTGGCTGTACTGTCGTGGTCAGTAGGAGCCCTGGCCATGACACACAGCTCTGTCACACTGGGCACAGGAGAAACAATGAAGggttatttaaattgttttttttctgttcagttcTGTGTCAGTTAATTGCTCCAGTGCATTTTTCTTGGCAGGAGTCACAAATCTAGCAAGGGCAGGGCCTTGAGAATGTTTTCATGAGGATTGCTGAAAACTGAGacatttaaaatgcacattgaGAGCCATATAATGCTTAGCTTGTGATGCTTTTAATAAGGCATGTCAATGATTTGTCTTTAGATTTCAGGCAAAGTAAGGAGGAAAACTGAAATGTGGAGccagattaaaaataattgttagGCTACTTCATACATTCAGTGCCTGCCTTACATTGTGGGAAAAGAGCAAAAGCACATCTCTGAATATGTATGTCCATGTGTTCCAGGAATGTATTAGTCTTTGGAAACCTGGACAGTAATGAAAAGCAATGTTGTTCACATATTGCTGTTAATATTTAATTTGCCTCATTTTAAATCCCCTTAACATGCAGAATGTGTCCTGTGGAACTTGTTTAGCTAGACTATCTTAATTAAATTGTGCTTTCTCCCAGTTCTTTGACATGATTCTTAATGTTTACTCtagatatttaagaaaaaaattactcagtTTTCTGAGTCAGTGTTCAGTCATGATGCTTTTGAACAAATGGTTCATCTCTGATTAAGATTGTTTTTGCAgtaaattaagtaatttttttgttgttgttccaAATCAGCATAATTTAATGGTATATCATCCCAATGAGAGTTTCTATTTCTCCCCACacattcaaaattaaattcaatATCAAATCCAGTCTAGACTGAAACTGATTATTTCATTATTGTTTTATATTCTATGACTTCAAACAACCCATATCAGTTTGAAGGCAGACGAGGCCCTCTAATTTTTACCTATGTCGTCTCTGACCCACTTGTTCAGGTGGGCATGTTAATTCAGTCCTTTTTATACTTCCTTATGTGTTAAGCCCATGGTTGAGCTT includes:
- the LEPROTL1 gene encoding leptin receptor overlapping transcript-like 1 gives rise to the protein MAGIKALISLSFGGAVGLMFLMLGCALPQYNQYWPLFVLFFYILSPIPYCIARRLVDDTDATSNACKELAIFLTTGIVVSAFGLPIVFARAELIYWGACALVLTGNTVIFATILGFFLVFGSNDDFSWQQW
- the SARAF gene encoding store-operated calcium entry-associated regulatory factor — translated: MAGLAPRLLLLLCAAAGPALGWDRPGKVLLRDVQVLTLHRGQYTTSRRTASIPQLQCTGGSAGCSHVPEVVQCYNKGWDGYDVQWQCKADLENTYRFGQMEVSCEGYDYPDDPYILRGSCSLLFKLELTAEGERKMKNSGSFGSSYYQSRKDYSDFGSGAIVVIVLLVLAFGVYKLFLSSQQSQQSSGGNDGFSRPFWQSQQTPPPPGFKSTFTDDNSFGTHSHHGTSSGPGFWTGLGAGSLLGYLAGSHRAQPHSSYHSMWTETTAVPPMHGYSRNSTEGSSSGTRTATGFGGTKRR